Proteins co-encoded in one Candidatus Neomarinimicrobiota bacterium genomic window:
- a CDS encoding AbrB/MazE/SpoVT family DNA-binding domain-containing protein yields MVTERSKHATFYGTATLGERGQIVIPAEARKTLNLGKGEKLLIFGAGPDMLSVVRLSTVERLATKLSDRLEVIRRVVEQGRD; encoded by the coding sequence ATGGTTACTGAACGCAGCAAACACGCAACCTTTTACGGTACGGCCACGCTGGGCGAGCGGGGACAGATAGTGATCCCCGCCGAGGCCCGCAAAACCCTCAACCTCGGCAAGGGCGAGAAGCTGCTCATCTTCGGCGCCGGACCGGACATGCTGTCCGTCGTTCGGTTGTCCACCGTTGAGAGACTGGCGACGAAACTGTCCGACCGGCTGGAGGTGATCCGCCGGGTGGTCGAGC